Within the Balaenoptera acutorostrata chromosome 10, mBalAcu1.1, whole genome shotgun sequence genome, the region AGCAGTCAGGGTCTTCCGGCACCGCTGGCACCTCAGACAGGGTCGGTGCCAATTTCTGCCCAAAGACATCACCTTCTCAGCTGGTGGGGGAGAGATGGTAGTtcaaggggcagggcagggagaccCACTTGCCTTGTACCGCCTCCCTACCCTTTGATGCGCATCCTGCACCCCCCTCTCCTAGCCTTCTGTTGTCACTTACCGAAATAGACGGGTTCCTTACAGCCTGGGCACAGCGAGGTCTCCCCAGTGAACGTCTTCATGTGGGGAGGGCCTTTAAGGGGAAGAGGCCCCCGCTAGGGCTGAGGTGGAGGCCAGGCCTAAACAGGGCCCATCAGCCCTGCCCTGCATATGGCACTGTCCTCTTCCAAAAGCCATGCATCCCAGAGCCTCCCACCCACATGGACATGAGCCTGCCTTCCTCAGGCAGAGAGCTGAGTCCCCTCTGACTCCACTTCCTGCCCCATCCCTACCTGCAGGAGGGACCACCTGCTTCCTTCTCATCCTCCCAGGGGCTCAGGTGCCCACCAGCCCAACCCTGTCAGCAACTCAATCCTCAGGAAACCTGAGCTGATATAGGAGCTGGCCAGGGCAGGGGTGTCAGGTGTTGGGGAGCACAATGTCACTGCCCACTCcaggggatggaggaaggaacagggagaggggaaaagtgGAAGAATGTAAGGGGCTGGCCCATCTCGATGACCCCTTACTCTAGGTCATTCCTTCCatggccctggcctgggaggggcctgagttCCAGGCCAGCTTTGCCTctgattagctgtgtgactgCACAAGGTCATTTGCCCTCTacagacctcagttttctcacccgtaaaatgggggtgataatgcCACCTGCCCGATTTACCTCTTACTCAGCAGCTGACATAAGGAAACATCAAAAAAGGGGCCACGGAGAAGAGAAGCCTTTGCCATGAACAAAGTTGTAGGAATGTGAAGCAAAGGACTAGGTGGGATACTGCCACCTGGTCCCCATCCCCTGTTCCATCCTGGGGAAGGGTCAGGAGGAGGAGTAGCTGGGGCTCAATCTCACTTACTTTTCTTGCCCTGGGGGAGGCCAGTCCTGGGCCTGGGGGGGCTGAACCCGCTGGGGCTAAGGGGAGTAGcactggcaggggtgggggtgggggatttgTAGAGGTAGGAGCCCACACCACCAATGTTCACCCCtgcagagagaagaggggaggtcAGGCTTGAGCCTCCAGCTCCCAGCCACACGGAGGGTTCTGCTGTCCCCTGGCCCCTTCCAGGCTGGTACTTACCCCTGGGTCCAAAGAGAGCCCCATAGCATGGCTTGTGGCAATACGGCCTTCCGTTGTGCTAGGCacaagcagagggaagaggacTGCTTAGGGCCCAAGGGGGCTCTCCTGTGCCCCACAGGCTTTTCCCCAGGACAGGCTTCCAGGTGTGTCTGTCTACTGGCCTGGGCTGCCGGGGCTGGGAGCAGTGAGGGGTGGGCTGGCATGCCAGAACTGCCATTGTGGTCAGGGAGACAGGGAAAGAGCAGGTCAGGAAGCAGTgctgcttccctcccccacctgacGAAAGGCGTGGGATCCACCAGCACAATTCAGGCTCCCAACATGCTGGCTGGTGTGGTGCCTATTGGGTAGGTGATCTTGGGAGTTGGCTGCTGAGGTTGCCTTTGGTGGGCCGATGGGGCTGAAACCAGGGGCTGGTGTCTCGGCGACAGTGACAGACACAAGGCTGTGCACCCTAGCCCGGCCTCACCTCTGCATGCCCTCCTGGGGACAGGACGCTGTGGCAGCGCTCACATTTCAGACAGAATGGGTGCCAGTTCTTGCCCAGGGAGCTCACCTTCTCTGCTGTGGGGGACAAGGTGCAACTGGGCAGAGCCAGGCCAAGCACAAGGCGCCCTCCTTTCCCCCCTGTTCCCCCCACACCGTGATTCCTAGAGACGATGGGGAGTGTCTCCGGGAGGCCAGTTCCATCCCGCCCGAGTGCTGTGCGCCCCACAGGTTTTCCGAAAAGGGGGCTGGGACCACACCGTCGCCAGCTCCTTGCGTCCTCATGGAGCCCAAAGGCTCTCACTCGCCCCGTCTTCTCCCCTTCCTCGCCCAGGCCTCACCAAAGAAAACGGGTTGCTGGCAACGCGGACAGGTCCAGCTCATGGCTCCGCTCTGAGCAGCCGGCGCCGCACACTGTAGTCAAGTCCGCCGGGGTTCAGTTCCCGCCCCCTTCGCTGGCCCCTCCCATGGCTCAGCCTTGAGCCTCTTTGGGCTGAATCCGCTGCTGCTCGGCTCCCACTGGCCGCCAGAAATTTAGAACCACTCCACCTGGGGAACGCAGGCAACTTTGCTGTTACTTCCAAACACTGAAGACTCGGACCGGTGGACAGAAGTGAAGATCCTGACGCTAgactgggaggggagggagtaaTGAAGACGCCTGGAAGGGTGGCTGGCACTAGTTCCTGGCTTGGTACAGAGAGGAAAACTGTTCAGAGTGTAGATGCCATGAAAACACTATTATTTCCCCAAAGCAAGGAGTTAGGCATTCTTTGAAATGGTTTCATTCCGCCTTCTCCGTGGCAGATGGTTAAGAGCAACGGAATCTGGAGCCCATCTCGGTTACTTACTCATTCTTTGGCTtcaagcaaattacttaacctccctcTGCCTCCGTCTTCTTATCTGTACAATGAGTAAAGTAATAAGTTTCTCCCTCATAGGACTGTGGTGAGAATTAGATAAGTTAATACTTGCAAAGTGCCCAAACAGCACGTGGCACCTAAATGCTATAAAAGCGGTAACTGTCATTATGATGGATCCCATAGTGAACCCAAGGCTCAATTTGGAAGCCCCCAAACGGGGTCTGCATACTATGGTTTGCTCATAAAATTATAATgcttattaaatttaaaagtataattcagACACCAATTACATATTCCTAATTTGGTTTAAgatgttttaatatttgttaaaagtaGCTCAGcaatgcttcaaaggacacttcaagaaacataaacacacagaatgaaagaaaatatttgcaaacatatatctgataagggtctagtaatcagaatatataaaggatttttataactcaacaataaaaagacaacccaattaaaaaatgggaaaagaatttgaatagagatttttccaaagaagatatacaaaggtcaacaaacacatgaaaagatgctcagtatcatttgtcattagggaaatgaaaatcagtaACACAATGAGGTAATATTatacacctactagaatggctataataaaaaaagatgagtgttagtgaggatgtggcaAAATTGGATCCCTCATAcaatgctgatgggaatgtaaaacgtGTAGCCCTTCGAAAAATagtctggcaattcctcaaaaagttaaaacttagagttaccatatgaccaagcagtTGCACTCCTGGGTGCAactgcccacacacacacaaaaagcataagtccacacaaaaacttgaacatgaatgttcatagtattgctattcacaacagccaaaagatagaaaaacccaaagcccatcaactgatgaatggataaacaaaatgcggtCTATCTATGATAacatattatttggccataaaaaggaatgaagtactgatgcatgctacaacatgaatggaccataaaaacattacattaagtgaaagaagccggacACCTAacaccacatattgtatgattccatgtatatgaaatgtccaaaaaagGGAAATCCATaatgacagaaagtagattagtggttgctaccGGTTTAGGGGAGGGACAATTGGGAGTATCTACTAATGAGGACCAAGTCTCCttacaggagaaataaaaatgatctgGCATTAGTGGTGATatttgcacaaccttgtgaatatactaaaaatcatagatttgtacactttaaaagggtgaaattTATGGTATGTGGATAATGTCTTAATAATTATGCCTGAAGggaactacttttttttaaaaaaggtagctcagtggacttccctggtggtccagtggttaagactccgcacttccaatgcagaggccatcagtttgatccctggtcagggaagttcctcaTGTTGTGAGGTgtggcccccccgccccccaaaataaaaaaatgacaacaaaaaaaggtAGCTCAGCAAATGAGGGGCAGAAGAGAGGCCTGATTACTTTGTGCCAGGGCCCCAGCAGAGGAGACAATCCCTCGATGAAGTATCATGGTGAAATGAAGAGTTTTCCGGGAATAAGTTCCTGTGTTTTGTCAAGTCAGTTCAGAAATGGCTGAATGGGGCGTGTGTACTAAACCCATTATTGGGTTGCAGCGCTGTGCCCTGCTAGGTGAAAGGAGTCCTATTTGTGTCTTAGGAGTTGGAGACCCTCTCTGGACTTCAATCCCCTCAGATGGGCAATAGGGATGGGACTGGTGTCTCTGAACTTCTGCTTAACACTCCTGTTTCCTCACTTGTCTCCATGAGTACTTTTTGCTTCTAACAACACTTGCTTTATCCTCCTTGATGACTTCTGAAGGTGGAAGGCTTGCACATTGTGAAATGAACTTTTCTACTTTCTCattatttgtttcttgttttgggGAACATTTCAAGATCCTTAGTTTTTAACTGTTTCTGGAAGGGATTCTTCTTTAACAAACTTGAAAAGTACTAGTTTTAGTCTCCACTGATATTTTACTCTCGTGTTTCTGCCTCTcatgtgtttcttcttcaagaagGCAGCTCAAGTTTCACTGCCTTTTGCTCTCTAAGTCTCACATGAAGAAGGTCCACATTAGGAGGCTGGGAGGACTTCATTGTTGTATTTATTCTTGGACATGCTGCCTCCTTTAGGAAGGCTAACTTCATCTGTCCAAGGATCTAGCCTCAGAATTTCCAGGCCACATCAAATAATCCTTTTCTAAGGTTCCCCACCTCTTTCTGCATTCGAGCGCCTTGTGCCCATGCCTCAGCCTCCTAGTTGGGTCATCTTTACCTTGGCATCCAGCACAGGGCCCCATATAAAGAAACAAGCACTGAAGTGCTTTACTCCTCTCCATCTTCTGTGGCCTTCCGATATTGCATGGCCACAACAAACACAGTATGCCTCATCTTttctatttcagtgcttatgaAAGACTAGTTGAGGCCCCTCCTTTTCAAATATTTGCCATCCATTTACAGGTACAACAAATCACAGTATTCCACTCTTCTTCCTTGCCTGGCTTCCATTATTCTGACTCTAACCCAAGAGTCTTTGTAAAGAATGTTAAGAGGGAGAATTAACATCTCTTGTAGGAATGCGTTTGCAGTCACTAACAGTGGCTGTTTTGAATACTTTGTGTGACTAAAACctctaaaatgatattttaacaaATACCACAAATGGATAAGTCCAGTTGAGTTGTAAGTATTGCCTACTCAGTTGAGAGGGTGTAGTTTATATTATCTCTTATAAGAGGCAGACCCCTCTTTCATAAAGATAACTATTCCCTTGGTGCCCCGCCCCACTTTTTTCCTGCACAGACCTCTGTCACAGTATCTATAATGTTGTGTTACACTTATTTACTTTTCTAACTTTCTTCAGTTGACAGGATTGAGACTTACTTATCTGTGTATCTATAGTATCAAGTATAGTgggggtgctcagtaaatgatagttactactactactactattattaaaaTCTTCCACTAACACTCTTCATGTTTTTATTGTCAGGTACACGTTTTAGATTGTTGtattttcttgatgaattgacccttttattgttgttgttaggCTGAAGAAACAAGCTTTTCAACTCTAGGTGAGTGGTAGTGGGAGATAATGACCTTAAACACCTGGAGGACTGTCACATGGAAGAGGCATTAGGGGTACTACCGAGACCCCTGGATAGAAGTCATAGGGAAGCAGGTTTGGATTCAGTCCACAAAAAGAACCTTCTAATAGAGCCAAATATGCAGTGACTGCTTCAGAAAGTAGTAAGCTTCCTGTCTCTGGATGTTATAAGTAATGCTGGAGAACAAACCAACTAACTGTCATTGTTGCACAAGGAATGCAAGCATCATATGCAGACAGATGTTTAAGGTTTCTTCACAATTTGACGATGTGTTATTTTGTGATTCCACTCCCCAAGAGAGTTTGAAATCTGTGTTAGCAAGAGAGCATTGCTAAAATAGTGACAGCTACCACCTATGGAATGCCAGTCGTAGGCGTTATACTTATTATTTCTGATCCTACAAAACCTGATGAGGGATTTAAACATTACATTACCAACTGTACAGAAAAGGAAAGTGGCTTGGAGAAGTTAAGAAATGGTTCAACACCATACAGACCCTCATGCGTTGTGACTCTTGAACTCATACTTTTTCTACTTGATGCTCCTAAGCATGGTTTCTGCTAAGCTACCCATGTATTTCAGTCTGAAAGGATACTACTCTTGTCTGTACAGCATCTCTGTACCTAATTGATAAGAAGGCCTATCCAGGTAAATAATGGGTTGAGATacaagaggcagggaaatgtcATTAAAACTTTTCCATGGCTTCTCGGTACTCTCAAGATAAAGTTTTTAACTTGGCTCTAGGACCCTCCACCTTTCCAGTCTTCTAAGCCATTTCGCCTGTTGCCTCAACCTCTGTAATTACAGTAAATGAGCTTCTTAAATCTGCCAAGTTCTTTCCTGCCTCGGGGCTTTTGCAAATGCTATCTTTTTTCTGGGAACTTGCTTCTCCAATATCTTCACCTCACTAATTCTGCTCCCCCCATCACCTATTCAATACCAGGCTATCGGCCCCAGGCACTCCCTCCTATAGCATCTTGTGCTGGGGGTAAAGGGGGTACAATCTATGACAGCTGTGTTTTCCCTGCCTGAGTGCTGAACCAAATGAGGGAAAAAGTCAAATGGAGACCCCATGATAAAAGCTGAGTTTGTAGCTTAGTGGGAGGGTAAAATAGGTCTGCCAacttcccacccacctcccccgccACATTCTAGGCTTTGTCTACCTCATTACTCTGTGAGCcctatgagggcagggaccaggacTGTTCTGCCAACCACTGCATATGCTTCCAATGCCTTGCTCAATCTCTAGCACATgatgctcaataaaaatttgttggtGAATGAATGTTAAATGTTGCACACAAGTCTCCCTCAAGTGTGAGTAGATGAGGACCAGTGGGAGAGATGTGCGATTACGAGTGGACTGGTAGGGGTTGAGAGTTTGGTTATAACAAAAGCCCTGGAGCAAGGGGAGCTCATTTGTCTAGGAGTAGACTCAGGAGTTTGTTTCTTAATATACATGAGGATCAGCATGTatgatgtaaaatggaatatgatTTAAACTGATCCTGATTATAAATACTAGGAGACTAATACagtaaaaagaactgaaaatttgCTTTGGCAGCAAATCAGTCCCATTAATTACAGTCATTCACAAGAACTTACTAATTAAGCCTAATTAGCATGTAGCACAATTATGCCTATCATTAAATATATGGCAAAAGAGAGAATGAGGGAAAAGTGTTGTGTAAACTGTAAAGCACCTTACAAATATGGCTGCTATCATGTGTCAGGTTGGCACTGCAGTGAGTTTTGATTATAACTATAAATTCCACTCATTTTATACCTTTGTAGACTTGTTCAAGTACATGGCCATATGCTTGTCACTTTTAGGCATTACCAAAATTTGTATCTACGGATGACTCTTTTAAAAGGTTTCACTCAGTTCTGTATGTTAATGAAAAATCAGTCTTACCTCTTTATCGTTGTGTTTCTCAACCTTTATTACCCATAACCCTTGTGCTTTCTCACTCCATGTTTTGAATATCCCCTACAACTAGAAAGTTTTACTTTCTATAGTttatgaacaaaaaataaaaacaaaaaataaaaatagaaacatacacacaaaacaaaaacagactgaaATGCTTTCTTAAAATACACTAATCCTCCCACCTGTAGATAATTGCTGCTGTATAATCACACATTATTTATGGCTCTTGCAAGAGTCTGTCCGATTTTTCCCTTGTTTCCCAGCATCAACTTGCCATCATATGAACCTGTTGAGAGCACTCTGTATTAGCTACTTGTGGTTAGCTGCTTAGGGCTATTGAGTGAGCTACATTTTGTGATTCAGTGGCATCAGCTGGACTAATTCAGAATCAAGACTGCTGGAAAGGACTTCTTGACCCTTCACCATGTCTGCCTTCAACCTATGCTTGTGAAGAAATCAACAACAGCTTTAAATGATGATTTTCCATGCAAAGATGTATTTGGCCTCTCAAGTATCACTTGGGAATGTGTATTTCATCTGaaagtatattttagaaaatgaccTCCAAATAATTTGCAGCATGAAAAATGTATCCATATTCTGGAAACTGAGAGAAGAATAAGAGTGAAACTTGGTGGGCAGCTTACTTATAAATCTGATAGATGGTGACAGTGCTCCTTGGTGGAAACTACCAGCAACTTCCTCATCTTCTTACTAAGGTCGgggggtatttttttttac harbors:
- the CRIP3 gene encoding cysteine-rich protein 3, with protein sequence MSWTCPRCQQPVFFAEKVSSLGKNWHPFCLKCERCHSVLSPGGHAEHNGRPYCHKPCYGALFGPRGVNIGGVGSYLYKSPTPTPASATPLSPSGFSPPRPRTGLPQGKKSPPHMKTFTGETSLCPGCKEPVYFAEKVMSLGRNWHRPCLRCQRCRKTLTAGSHAEHDGVPYCHIPCYGYLFGPKGVNIGDVGCYIYDPVEIKSK